One Solea senegalensis isolate Sse05_10M linkage group LG21, IFAPA_SoseM_1, whole genome shotgun sequence DNA segment encodes these proteins:
- the bhmt gene encoding betaine--homocysteine S-methyltransferase 1, whose translation MAPAGEKRGILERLEAGEVVIGDGGFVFALEKRGYVKAGPWTPEAAAEHPEAVRQLHREFLRAGANVMQTFTFYASDDKLVNRGHAQRFTGQQINEAACDLAREVANEGDALVAGGVSQTPSYLSCKSQDDVKAIFKKQMDVFVNKNVDFLIAEYFEHVEEAEWAVQVLKTSGKPVAASLCIGPEGDLNGVSPGDCAVKLVKAGAHIVGINCHFDPETCVNTVKMMKAGVEKAGLKAHYMCQPLAFHTPDCNRQGFIDLPEFPFGLEPRILTRWDMHKYAREAYKAGIRYIGGCCGFEPYHVRALAEELAPERGFLPAGSEKHGSWGSGLEMHTKPWVRARARRDYWENLKPASGRPCCPSMAKPDGWGITKGHADLMQQKEATSQEQLKALFDKANKGQ comes from the exons ATGGCACCAGCTGGAGAAAAGAGA GGCATCCTGGAGCGTCTGGAGGCAGGAGAAGTCGTTATCGGGGACGGAGGCTTCGTCTTCGCCCTGGAGAAGAGAGGTTATGTGAAAGCAGGGCCGTGGACACCTGAGGCTGCTGCCGAGCACCCGGAGGCCG TGCGGCAGCTGCACAGGGAGTTCCTGAGAGCAGGCGCCAATGTCATGCAGACCTTCACCTTCTACGCCAGTGATGACAAACTGGTGAACAGAGGACACGCTCAGCGCTTCACC GGCCAGCAGATAAACGAAGCAGCGTGTGACCTGGCCAGAGAGGTGGCCAATGAAGGTGACGCTCTGGTGGCAGGAGGCGTCTCTCAGACCCCGTCCTACCTCAGCTGCAAGAGCCAGGACGACGTCAAGGCCATCTTCAAGAAACAGATGGACGTCTTTGTCAACAAAAATGTGGACTTCTTGATTGCAGAG TACTTTGAGCACGTGGAAGAGGCTGAGTGGGCAGTCCAGGTCTTGAAGACCTCCGGCAAACCAGTGGCTGCATCTCTGTGCATTGGACCTGAAGGAGACCTGAATGGAGTGAGCCCTGGAGACTGTGCTGTCAAACTCGTCAAAGCTG GAGCTCACATTGTGGGCATTAACTGCCACTTTGACCCGGAGACCTGTGTGAACACCGTGAAGATGATGAAGGCGGGAGTGGAGAAGGCCGGCCTGAAGGCTCACTACATGTGCCAGCCGCTGGCCTTCCACACCCCCGACTGCAACCGCCAGGGTTTCATTGATCTGCCCGAGTTCCCCTTCG GTCTGGAGCCAAGGATCCTGACCAGGTGGGACATGCACAAATATGCCCGCGAAGCGTACAAAGCTGGAATCCGTTATATCGGAGGCTGCTGTGGATTTGAGCCCTATCACGTCCGTGCCCTGGCTGAGGAGCTGGCCCCTGAGAGGGGTTTCCTGCCTGCTGGCTCTGAGAAGCACGGCAGCTGGGGTAGTGGCCTGGAGATGCACACCAAGCCTTGGGTCAGAGCTAG GGCCCGTCGTGACTACTGGGAGAACCTGAAGCCTGCCTCTGGTCGTCCCTGCTGCCCCTCCATGGCCAAACCCGATGGCTGGGGTATCACCAAAGGCCACGCTGACCTGATGCAGCAGAAGGAGGCCACGTCCCAGGAGCAGCTGAAGGCTCTCTTTGACAAGGCCAACAAGGGCCAATGA